The Microbacterium paraoxydans genome includes a window with the following:
- a CDS encoding TadA family conjugal transfer-associated ATPase → MPDRFVIQPRSSETRATPRSPQEALRGEPAFAPLAPFIDDEVTDVFLNGADALFVDRGRGAVRVPEWRATEREVRELAVALVAIGGRHLDDQTPCVDVRLGSGVRVHAALAPVSARGTALSIRVPRVHAADLDALAARGAFDPRQRRWLGALVRDRANLLLTGGTGSGKTTLLSALLSEVPPEERIVTIEDVAELRPRHPHHVALEARQANLEGAGEIDLARLVRESLRMRPDRLVVGECRGVEVRELLTALNTGHDGGAGTLHASGLADVPARLEALGALAGMDAVALARQAVSAFTIVLHLERARDGIRRIAKAGRLALAGDRLTIEEVEPW, encoded by the coding sequence ATGCCTGACCGATTCGTCATCCAGCCGCGCTCGTCCGAGACGCGCGCGACGCCACGCTCGCCGCAGGAGGCTCTCCGGGGTGAGCCGGCTTTCGCCCCGCTCGCGCCGTTCATCGACGACGAGGTCACGGACGTGTTCCTGAACGGCGCGGACGCGCTGTTCGTGGACAGGGGGAGGGGCGCGGTACGTGTGCCGGAGTGGCGGGCGACGGAGCGGGAGGTCCGGGAGCTCGCCGTGGCGCTCGTCGCGATCGGCGGGCGACACCTCGACGATCAGACGCCGTGCGTCGACGTCCGCCTCGGGTCCGGGGTCCGGGTGCACGCCGCGCTGGCTCCGGTGTCGGCGCGAGGCACAGCCCTGTCGATCCGCGTCCCTCGCGTGCATGCCGCCGACCTCGATGCGCTCGCGGCGCGCGGAGCGTTCGATCCGCGCCAGCGGCGATGGCTCGGCGCGCTGGTCCGCGACCGGGCGAACCTCCTCCTCACCGGGGGCACGGGCTCCGGCAAGACGACGCTGCTGTCGGCCCTGCTGTCGGAGGTCCCGCCCGAGGAGCGCATTGTCACCATCGAAGACGTCGCGGAGCTGCGGCCCCGGCATCCGCACCATGTCGCTCTGGAGGCCCGGCAGGCCAACCTCGAAGGCGCCGGTGAGATCGATCTGGCGCGGCTGGTGCGGGAGTCCCTGCGCATGCGGCCCGACCGCCTCGTGGTGGGCGAATGCCGAGGAGTGGAGGTGCGGGAGCTGCTCACCGCGCTCAACACCGGGCACGACGGCGGCGCCGGCACTCTGCACGCCAGCGGTCTGGCCGACGTCCCCGCGCGGTTGGAGGCCCTGGGAGCGCTCGCCGGCATGGACGCGGTAGCGCTCGCGCGTCAGGCGGTGAGTGCCTTCACCATCGTGTTGCACCTGGAGCGGGCTCGGGATGGCATCCGACGCATCGCGAAGGCCGGCCGTCTCGCGCTCGCGGGCGACCGCCTGACGATCGAGGAGGTCGAGCCGTGGTGA
- the acs gene encoding acetate--CoA ligase, giving the protein MSSQIDHLLDETRRFAPSEEFAAQSVASKELYERAAADREGFWADQSRELVHWHKPFTQVLDWSNPPFAKWFDDGELNVAYNCLDRHVEAGNGDRVALFWEGEPGDSRRITYAELTDEVKRVANVLEGLGIGQGDRVAIYLPMIPEAIAAMLAVARVGAIHSVVFGGFSADSLRSRIDDAGAKLVITADGGYRKGRVSALKPAVDQALADRGEGEQQTVEHVLVVKRGENEVEWTEGRDLWWHDVVPAASADHTAQAFPAENPLFILYTSGTTGKPKGILHTSGGYLTQAAYSHKNVFDLKPETDVYWCTADIGWITGHSYVTYGPLANGATQVLYEGTPDTPHPGRWWELIEKYKVSIFYTAPTAIRSFMKIGRSVPQKFDLSSLRVLGSVGEPINPEAWMWYREVIGAGTTPIVDTWWQTETGAIMVSALPGITATKPGSAQVPLPGISIDVVDEQGVEVGNGNGGLLVITEPWPSMLRGIWGDPERFRETYWEKFEKQGYYFAGDGARLDEDGDLWLLGRVDDVMNVSGHRLSTAEIESSLVAHEATAEAAVVGASDETTGQAVVAFVIIKESYLSAHDPAGLAQQLRLWVGEQIGAIARPRDVYIVGELPKTRSGKIMRRLLRDVAEGREVGDTTTLADTAVMSIISAQVK; this is encoded by the coding sequence ATGAGCAGTCAGATCGATCACCTTCTCGACGAGACCCGGCGCTTCGCGCCGTCGGAGGAGTTCGCCGCCCAATCCGTCGCCTCGAAAGAGCTCTACGAGCGCGCCGCCGCGGATCGCGAGGGCTTCTGGGCCGATCAGTCGCGCGAGCTCGTGCACTGGCACAAGCCCTTCACCCAGGTCCTCGACTGGAGCAACCCGCCCTTCGCCAAGTGGTTCGACGACGGCGAGCTCAACGTGGCCTACAACTGCCTCGACCGGCACGTCGAGGCCGGCAACGGAGACCGCGTGGCGCTCTTCTGGGAGGGCGAGCCCGGCGACAGCCGCCGCATCACCTACGCCGAGCTGACGGACGAGGTCAAGCGCGTCGCGAACGTGCTCGAGGGTCTCGGCATCGGGCAGGGCGACCGCGTCGCGATCTATCTGCCGATGATCCCCGAGGCGATCGCCGCGATGCTCGCCGTGGCGCGCGTGGGCGCCATCCACTCGGTCGTCTTCGGCGGGTTCAGCGCGGACAGCCTGCGCTCCCGGATCGACGACGCCGGCGCCAAGCTCGTCATCACCGCGGACGGCGGGTACCGCAAGGGCCGCGTCTCCGCGCTGAAGCCGGCGGTGGACCAGGCGCTGGCCGACCGCGGCGAGGGCGAGCAGCAGACCGTCGAGCACGTGCTCGTGGTCAAGCGCGGCGAGAACGAGGTGGAGTGGACGGAAGGCCGCGACCTCTGGTGGCACGACGTCGTCCCCGCGGCCTCGGCCGACCACACGGCGCAGGCGTTCCCCGCCGAGAACCCCCTCTTCATCCTGTACACCTCGGGCACGACGGGGAAGCCGAAGGGCATCCTGCACACCTCCGGCGGCTACCTCACCCAGGCGGCGTACTCGCACAAGAACGTCTTCGACCTGAAGCCGGAGACCGACGTCTACTGGTGCACCGCCGACATCGGCTGGATCACCGGACACAGCTACGTCACCTATGGTCCGCTCGCGAACGGCGCGACCCAGGTGCTCTACGAAGGCACGCCCGACACCCCGCACCCCGGCCGCTGGTGGGAGCTCATCGAGAAGTACAAGGTCTCGATCTTCTACACGGCCCCGACCGCGATCCGCTCGTTCATGAAGATCGGTCGCAGCGTCCCGCAGAAGTTCGACCTGTCCTCGCTGCGCGTGCTCGGCTCAGTGGGCGAGCCCATCAACCCCGAGGCCTGGATGTGGTACCGCGAGGTCATCGGCGCCGGCACGACCCCGATCGTCGACACGTGGTGGCAGACCGAGACCGGCGCGATCATGGTGTCGGCGCTCCCCGGCATCACCGCGACGAAGCCCGGCTCCGCCCAGGTGCCGCTGCCCGGCATCTCGATCGACGTGGTGGACGAGCAGGGCGTCGAGGTCGGCAACGGCAACGGCGGGCTCCTCGTCATCACCGAACCGTGGCCGAGCATGCTGCGCGGCATCTGGGGCGACCCGGAGCGCTTCCGCGAGACCTACTGGGAGAAGTTCGAGAAGCAGGGCTACTACTTCGCCGGCGATGGCGCACGGCTCGACGAGGACGGCGACCTCTGGCTGCTCGGACGCGTCGACGACGTGATGAACGTCTCGGGTCACCGCCTGTCGACCGCGGAGATCGAGTCCTCCCTCGTCGCGCACGAGGCCACCGCGGAGGCCGCCGTCGTCGGCGCCTCGGACGAGACCACGGGTCAGGCGGTCGTGGCGTTCGTGATCATCAAGGAGAGCTACCTCTCCGCGCACGATCCGGCGGGACTCGCCCAGCAGCTGCGGCTCTGGGTCGGCGAGCAGATCGGCGCGATCGCCCGTCCGCGTGACGTCTACATCGTCGGCGAGCTGCCGAAGACCCGCTCCGGGAAGATCATGCGGCGCCTGCTCCGCGACGTGGCAGAGGGTCGCGAGGTCGGCGACACGACGACGCTCGCGGACACCGCCGTGATGAGCATCATCTCCGCCCAGGTCAAGTAA
- a CDS encoding RidA family protein, with product MSIAARLSELGIELPAVAAPVAAYVPAVVHGGLVYTSGQLPFVDGALPATGKVGAEVSAEDAKAYARTCALNALAAAADVAGGVDRIAGVVRVGGFVGSAEGFTGQPGVINGASEVLGEIFGEEGRHARAAVGVAELPLGSPVEVEVTFRLA from the coding sequence ATGAGCATCGCCGCCCGCCTCTCCGAGCTCGGCATCGAGCTGCCCGCCGTCGCCGCTCCGGTCGCCGCCTACGTGCCGGCCGTCGTGCACGGCGGCCTCGTCTACACGTCGGGCCAGCTCCCGTTCGTCGACGGCGCCCTCCCCGCGACCGGCAAGGTCGGCGCGGAGGTGTCCGCCGAGGACGCGAAGGCGTACGCGCGGACGTGCGCTCTGAACGCGCTGGCCGCCGCGGCCGACGTCGCGGGCGGCGTGGACCGCATCGCGGGCGTCGTCCGGGTCGGCGGGTTCGTCGGCTCGGCGGAGGGCTTCACCGGACAGCCCGGCGTCATCAACGGCGCGAGTGAGGTGCTCGGCGAGATCTTCGGCGAGGAGGGCCGGCACGCGCGTGCCGCCGTCGGCGTCGCCGAGCTCCCGCTCGGCAGCCCCGTCGAGGTCGAGGTCACGTTCCGCCTCGCATAG
- a CDS encoding transglycosylase domain-containing protein, with protein sequence MPQKNRTVKGVLGGLVGLVGLSAIAGLLVTASVTPVLAMTGVAGTTALTIFDELPEVLKVDTPMEQSTIYATNPEGKPVVLASFYEQNRVPVKYEEVSPVLYDAILSSEDKNFYTHGGVNLGATVKALVDNVRGTSSRGASTISQQFVKNVRIQQCEQNVSTASETYADELQQCWQDATNASGVDGIERKLQEMRYAIQIEKDYSKNEILLGYLNIANFGGTVYGIEAASRYYFSTSASKLSVAQAATLAGIVQNPNTYRIDKPEGTYTTKDGVAHNSAEDGYKDAKDRRDYVLGRMLADKKITQAQYDEAMASAIEPAITVPVQGCAAAGRNAYFCQYVKSIIENDEAFGEDIQDRRDLLRRGGLKIYTSLDFRVQDPAAEEMANVVPANFDNKYFGAAGVSIEVGTGRILSITQNTMFSETPTTDQAYSSLVFAGDQKYGKSGGFQVGSTYKLFTLIDWLEKGHSVRENLNGTVQTNLRIPVCGSPQATNTAEIGNFGRSRGYPGTPMTFTAQSLNSGYFAMAAKLDVCDINKVADKMGVTLANGNKVTEENVPYDVLGPKNISPIAMANAYATVASGGTYCTPRAIDKVIDAEGKERELPKASCTEGVLAPEVAATAAYALQGVMAGGGTGARANPFDGTPLIGKTGTHDLWSTMMIESSTKVATAVWAGRSNGNHDNVFNVWTGSHLLNEVRYPLARAAQHAANMVYGGDAFPQPDGNLIRQIRVDVPDVVGQTVEEATATLERAGFTVSVGDPVDSDKATNIVVAQDPSGQAPSGATITISPSNGDGATVPDVTGQSPTAANAALIAAGFTSVERAGSCNADDAKVTSTDPAANTAATKSTPIRVTCK encoded by the coding sequence ATGCCCCAAAAGAACCGCACGGTGAAGGGCGTGCTCGGCGGTCTCGTCGGGCTCGTCGGACTGAGCGCCATCGCCGGTCTGCTGGTCACCGCCAGCGTCACCCCCGTCCTCGCGATGACCGGCGTCGCCGGCACCACGGCGCTGACCATCTTCGATGAGCTGCCCGAGGTGCTGAAGGTCGACACTCCCATGGAGCAGTCGACCATCTACGCCACGAACCCCGAGGGCAAGCCGGTCGTGCTGGCGTCGTTCTACGAGCAGAACCGCGTCCCGGTGAAGTACGAGGAAGTCTCGCCGGTCCTCTACGACGCGATCCTCTCGAGTGAGGACAAGAACTTCTACACCCACGGCGGGGTCAACCTCGGCGCGACGGTGAAGGCCCTCGTCGACAACGTGCGCGGCACCTCGAGCCGTGGCGCCTCGACCATCAGCCAGCAGTTCGTGAAGAACGTCCGCATCCAGCAGTGCGAGCAGAACGTCAGCACCGCCTCCGAGACCTATGCGGACGAGCTGCAGCAGTGCTGGCAGGACGCCACCAACGCGTCGGGCGTCGACGGCATCGAGCGCAAGCTCCAGGAGATGCGCTACGCCATCCAGATCGAGAAGGACTACTCGAAGAACGAGATCCTCCTCGGCTACCTGAACATCGCGAACTTCGGCGGCACGGTCTACGGCATCGAGGCCGCGTCGCGCTACTACTTCTCCACGTCCGCCAGCAAGCTCAGCGTCGCCCAGGCCGCGACCCTCGCCGGCATCGTGCAGAACCCGAACACCTACCGGATCGACAAGCCGGAGGGCACGTACACGACCAAGGACGGCGTCGCCCACAACTCCGCGGAGGACGGCTACAAGGACGCCAAGGACCGTCGTGACTACGTCCTCGGGCGCATGCTCGCCGACAAGAAGATCACCCAGGCCCAGTACGACGAGGCGATGGCCTCGGCGATCGAGCCGGCGATCACCGTTCCCGTCCAGGGCTGTGCGGCGGCCGGGCGCAACGCCTACTTCTGCCAGTACGTGAAGTCGATCATCGAGAACGACGAGGCCTTCGGCGAGGACATCCAGGACCGTCGGGATCTGCTCCGCCGCGGTGGCCTGAAGATCTACACGTCGCTCGACTTCCGGGTGCAGGACCCGGCCGCCGAGGAGATGGCCAACGTCGTCCCGGCCAACTTCGACAACAAGTACTTCGGCGCCGCGGGTGTCTCCATCGAGGTCGGCACCGGTCGCATCCTCTCGATCACCCAGAACACGATGTTCTCGGAGACGCCGACCACCGATCAGGCGTACTCCTCCCTCGTGTTCGCCGGTGACCAGAAGTACGGCAAGTCCGGCGGCTTCCAGGTGGGATCGACGTACAAGCTGTTCACCCTCATCGACTGGCTCGAGAAGGGGCACTCCGTCCGGGAGAACCTGAACGGCACCGTGCAGACCAATCTGCGGATCCCCGTCTGCGGCAGCCCGCAGGCGACGAACACGGCGGAGATCGGCAACTTCGGCCGCAGCCGCGGCTACCCCGGCACCCCGATGACCTTCACGGCCCAGTCGCTCAACAGTGGCTACTTCGCCATGGCGGCCAAGCTCGACGTCTGCGACATCAACAAGGTCGCCGACAAGATGGGCGTCACGCTGGCCAACGGCAACAAGGTCACCGAGGAGAACGTGCCGTACGACGTGCTCGGCCCGAAGAACATCTCCCCCATCGCGATGGCCAACGCGTACGCCACCGTCGCGAGCGGCGGCACGTACTGCACGCCGCGCGCGATCGACAAGGTGATCGACGCGGAGGGCAAGGAGCGCGAGCTTCCCAAGGCCTCGTGCACCGAGGGCGTGCTCGCCCCGGAGGTCGCCGCGACCGCCGCCTACGCGCTCCAGGGCGTCATGGCCGGCGGAGGCACCGGTGCCAGGGCCAACCCGTTCGACGGCACGCCGCTGATCGGCAAGACCGGTACCCACGACCTCTGGTCGACGATGATGATCGAGTCGAGCACCAAGGTCGCGACCGCGGTCTGGGCCGGCCGGTCGAACGGCAACCACGACAACGTCTTCAACGTCTGGACCGGCAGCCACCTCCTCAACGAGGTGCGCTATCCGCTGGCGAGGGCGGCTCAGCACGCGGCCAACATGGTCTACGGCGGCGACGCCTTCCCGCAGCCCGACGGCAACCTCATCCGGCAGATCCGGGTGGACGTGCCCGATGTGGTCGGACAGACGGTGGAGGAGGCGACGGCCACCCTCGAGCGTGCCGGGTTCACCGTCTCCGTGGGCGACCCCGTCGACAGCGACAAGGCGACCAACATCGTCGTCGCGCAGGATCCCAGTGGTCAGGCTCCGTCGGGCGCCACCATCACGATCTCGCCGAGCAACGGCGACGGAGCGACCGTCCCCGACGTTACCGGCCAGTCTCCGACCGCCGCGAACGCCGCGCTGATCGCGGCCGGCTTCACGTCGGTCGAACGCGCCGGATCGTGCAACGCGGACGATGCCAAGGTGACCTCGACGGACCCGGCCGCGAACACCGCGGCCACGAAGTCCACGCCGATCAGGGTGACGTGCAAGTAG
- a CDS encoding metallophosphoesterase: protein MQVGAPRAAHPALIALSAVGAVGAAAAVWGIGIERYLFTVREVTAEALPAGAEPLRILHLSDAHMAPWQRRKQDWLASLAELQPDLIVNTGDNLGHEDGLQGIRRAFASLAGIPGVFVHGSNDVNVPTPRNPLRYFAGPSQKIRQPALLDTAAMDDYFTDELGWADLNNAAARLTVRGAPVYLFGVNDAHRDWDRLDLLPDALAGLGTRPDGAPVLGVTHAPYQRVLNGFVDLGADAILGGHTHGGQVCLPGYGALVANCDIPLKQAKGLSTWTHDGRSAPLNVSAGCGHSIYAPVRFACRPEATLLTLTPRA, encoded by the coding sequence GTGCAAGTAGGCGCGCCCCGCGCGGCACACCCGGCCCTCATCGCGCTCAGCGCGGTGGGGGCCGTCGGTGCGGCCGCCGCGGTGTGGGGCATCGGGATCGAGCGCTACCTGTTCACCGTGCGGGAGGTGACGGCGGAGGCCCTTCCCGCCGGCGCGGAGCCGCTGCGCATCCTGCACCTGTCCGATGCGCACATGGCGCCCTGGCAGCGTCGGAAGCAGGACTGGCTCGCCTCGCTCGCCGAGCTTCAGCCCGACCTCATCGTCAACACCGGCGACAACCTCGGTCACGAGGACGGACTGCAGGGAATCCGCCGCGCCTTCGCTTCCCTCGCCGGCATCCCCGGTGTGTTCGTGCACGGGTCGAACGACGTCAACGTCCCCACGCCGCGAAATCCGCTGCGCTACTTCGCGGGCCCGTCTCAGAAGATCCGACAGCCGGCGCTGCTCGACACCGCCGCGATGGACGACTACTTCACAGACGAGCTCGGCTGGGCCGATCTGAACAACGCCGCCGCACGGCTGACCGTCCGCGGAGCGCCCGTCTACCTGTTCGGCGTGAACGACGCGCATCGCGACTGGGATCGTCTGGACCTGCTCCCCGACGCCCTGGCCGGCCTCGGTACCCGCCCGGACGGTGCTCCCGTGCTGGGGGTGACGCACGCCCCCTATCAGCGGGTGCTCAACGGCTTCGTCGACCTCGGCGCGGACGCGATCCTCGGCGGACACACGCACGGGGGCCAGGTGTGCCTCCCCGGGTATGGCGCGCTCGTCGCCAACTGCGACATCCCCCTCAAGCAGGCCAAGGGGCTGAGCACCTGGACGCACGACGGGCGTTCGGCGCCGCTGAACGTGAGCGCCGGCTGCGGACACTCGATCTACGCCCCCGTGCGCTTCGCGTGCCGCCCCGAGGCGACGCTGCTCACCCTGACCCCGCGCGCCTGA
- a CDS encoding VanZ family protein has translation MGRLLPPPRRSTRVWALALGLPFLAGIAFLTLTPARVEQTMPSVVDLALGALHRVGWTGLDFTRLEILANVIVFVPVGILAFLLLPRRLWPLSLLVGPTLSLVIETAQYLALPHRAATVSDVLANSTGATIGIVIAVSCTLLATTPSSRPRTPTVEAS, from the coding sequence ATGGGGAGGCTTCTGCCGCCGCCGCGTCGTTCGACGCGCGTCTGGGCGCTCGCTCTCGGGCTGCCGTTCCTCGCCGGCATCGCGTTCCTCACGCTCACGCCCGCGCGAGTGGAGCAGACGATGCCCTCCGTGGTGGACCTCGCCCTCGGCGCACTCCACCGCGTCGGCTGGACGGGCCTCGACTTCACGCGCCTCGAGATCCTCGCGAACGTCATCGTCTTCGTCCCCGTCGGCATCCTCGCGTTCCTGCTCCTTCCCCGTCGGCTCTGGCCGCTGTCGCTGCTCGTGGGCCCGACCCTCTCGCTTGTGATCGAGACGGCGCAGTACCTGGCACTCCCCCACCGCGCCGCGACCGTGAGCGACGTGCTGGCCAACTCCACCGGGGCGACGATCGGCATCGTCATCGCGGTGTCCTGCACGCTGCTCGCCACCACACCCTCCTCCCGGCCGCGAACACCTACAGTGGAGGCATCATGA
- a CDS encoding HAD-IIB family hydrolase yields MTSPSLVAFDLDDTLAPSKGTIDPRIAALLNELLRSVDVAIISGGNEAQFRTQVVAQLADADPEALARLHLLPTCGTRYLRHDGSDFVAVYAHDLSDEEKSAALTALREEAERLGLWETEPWGEILEDRGSQITFSALGQQAPRDAKHAWDPTGAKRGALRDAVAARLPSLEVRSGGSTSIDITRAGIDKAFGMRQLATHTGIELTAMLFYGDRLDEGGNDYPVLALGVPSVAVEGWEDTAARLEALLPTLSTRV; encoded by the coding sequence ATGACATCGCCCTCTCTCGTCGCCTTCGACCTCGATGACACGCTCGCGCCGTCCAAGGGCACGATCGACCCGCGGATCGCGGCGCTCCTGAACGAGCTGCTCCGGTCCGTCGACGTCGCCATCATCTCCGGGGGCAACGAGGCGCAGTTCCGCACGCAGGTCGTCGCGCAGCTCGCGGACGCCGACCCGGAGGCGCTCGCCCGCCTGCACCTGCTTCCGACGTGCGGCACGCGATACCTGCGGCATGACGGCAGCGACTTCGTTGCGGTGTACGCCCACGACCTGAGCGACGAGGAGAAGTCCGCCGCCCTGACCGCGCTGCGCGAGGAGGCGGAGCGCCTCGGGCTCTGGGAGACCGAGCCCTGGGGCGAGATCCTCGAGGACCGCGGCTCGCAGATCACGTTCTCGGCCCTCGGTCAGCAAGCACCGCGTGACGCGAAGCACGCCTGGGATCCGACCGGCGCGAAGCGCGGGGCCCTACGCGATGCCGTCGCCGCGCGGCTTCCTAGCCTCGAGGTGCGCTCCGGCGGCTCGACCTCCATCGACATCACCCGCGCCGGCATCGACAAGGCGTTCGGCATGCGACAGCTCGCCACGCACACCGGGATCGAGCTCACGGCGATGCTGTTCTACGGCGACCGTCTCGACGAGGGCGGCAACGACTACCCCGTCCTCGCGCTGGGCGTGCCGTCGGTGGCCGTCGAGGGCTGGGAGGACACGGCGGCCCGCCTCGAGGCTCTCCTGCCGACCCTCTCCACCCGGGTCTGA
- a CDS encoding alpha-hydroxy acid oxidase — protein sequence MVQRQLPNPAELLELMKFKKPELDGRKRRLDAALTIDDLRTIAKRRTPKAAFDYTDGAAEGELSLSRARQAFQDVEFHPGILKPAPDVDTAVEILGGPSALPFGIAPTGFTRLMQTEGEVAGAGAAAAAGIPFTLSTLGTTSIEDVKAATVREPQGPVPGRNWFQLYVMRDREISYELARRAAAAGFDTLQFTVDTPVAGARLRDKRNGFSIPPQLTLGTIINAIPRPWWWFDFLTTPKLEFASLSTTGGTVGELLDAAMDPTISYDDLAVIRDIWPGKIVIKGVQNIEDSVRLRDAGVDGIVLSNHGGRQLDRAPIPFHLLPEVRRAVGDDFTVMIDTGIMNGADIVASVALGADFTLIGRAYLYGLMAGGRQGVDRTIAILRGEIERTMRLLGVASLAELEPGHVTQLTRLVPVSRAAGVEVH from the coding sequence ATGGTCCAGCGCCAGCTCCCCAACCCCGCCGAGCTGTTGGAGCTCATGAAGTTCAAGAAGCCCGAGCTCGACGGGCGCAAGCGCCGTCTCGACGCCGCGCTCACCATCGACGATCTGCGCACGATCGCCAAGCGCCGCACACCGAAGGCCGCCTTCGACTACACGGACGGCGCGGCCGAGGGCGAGCTCTCGCTGAGCCGCGCCCGTCAGGCGTTCCAGGACGTGGAGTTCCACCCCGGCATCCTCAAGCCGGCGCCGGACGTCGACACGGCCGTCGAGATCCTCGGCGGTCCGTCCGCGCTCCCGTTCGGCATCGCGCCGACCGGCTTCACCCGGCTCATGCAGACCGAGGGCGAGGTCGCGGGTGCCGGAGCCGCGGCCGCTGCGGGCATCCCGTTCACGCTGTCCACCCTCGGGACCACCTCGATCGAGGACGTCAAGGCGGCGACGGTCCGGGAGCCGCAGGGCCCCGTGCCCGGACGGAACTGGTTCCAGCTTTACGTCATGCGCGACCGCGAGATCTCGTACGAGCTCGCCCGCCGCGCCGCCGCCGCCGGCTTCGACACCCTGCAGTTCACCGTCGACACCCCGGTCGCCGGTGCCCGTCTCCGCGACAAGCGCAACGGCTTCAGCATCCCGCCGCAGCTCACCCTCGGCACGATCATCAACGCCATCCCGCGGCCCTGGTGGTGGTTCGACTTCCTGACCACCCCGAAGCTGGAGTTCGCGTCGCTGAGCACGACCGGCGGCACCGTGGGCGAGCTCCTCGACGCGGCGATGGACCCGACGATCAGCTACGACGACCTCGCCGTCATCCGCGACATCTGGCCCGGCAAGATCGTCATCAAGGGCGTGCAGAACATCGAGGACTCCGTGCGCCTGCGGGACGCGGGCGTCGACGGCATCGTGCTGTCGAACCACGGCGGGCGCCAGCTCGACCGCGCCCCGATCCCGTTCCACCTCCTGCCCGAGGTCCGTCGTGCGGTCGGCGACGACTTCACGGTCATGATCGACACCGGCATCATGAACGGCGCCGACATCGTGGCATCCGTCGCCCTCGGCGCCGACTTCACGCTGATCGGCCGTGCGTACCTCTACGGCCTGATGGCGGGAGGTCGTCAGGGCGTCGACCGCACCATCGCCATCCTGCGCGGCGAGATCGAGCGCACGATGCGGCTGCTGGGCGTGGCCTCCCTCGCGGAGCTCGAGCCCGGACACGTGACCCAGCTCACCCGTCTGGTGCCCGTCTCTCGCGCGGCCGGCGTCGAGGTGCACTGA
- a CDS encoding FadR/GntR family transcriptional regulator produces the protein MTEQPARAWRLVLEHIERDLLDGRLGPGDRLPSERDLASDLGVGRSSVREAFRVLEVLGLIRTATGSGPQAGAIVIATPTGGMSALLRLQVAAQGFPLDDVVRTRLVLEDAVVDAMASAAHRDTVRAHELLTAMDDGALTPAEFLALDAQLHLSLAEGSGNTVIAAMMAGLRSAIESYVLAGAATVDDWDRMADRLRSEHRALVAAIDAGEVDTARRLVRAHITGYYTAAGLTRAITPQN, from the coding sequence ATGACGGAGCAGCCGGCGCGTGCATGGCGACTCGTGCTCGAGCACATCGAGCGTGACCTGCTCGACGGTCGTCTCGGGCCGGGGGACCGACTGCCGTCCGAACGGGACCTCGCGAGCGACCTCGGCGTCGGGCGATCGAGCGTACGGGAGGCGTTCCGGGTGCTCGAGGTGCTCGGGCTCATCCGCACCGCCACCGGCTCGGGTCCCCAAGCGGGCGCCATCGTCATCGCCACCCCCACCGGCGGGATGTCCGCGCTCCTGCGGCTCCAGGTGGCCGCGCAGGGCTTCCCGCTCGACGACGTCGTCCGCACGCGACTCGTGCTCGAGGACGCGGTCGTCGACGCCATGGCATCGGCCGCCCACCGGGACACCGTCCGGGCGCACGAGCTGCTCACGGCCATGGACGACGGCGCCCTCACTCCGGCCGAGTTCCTGGCCCTCGACGCGCAGCTGCACCTCTCCCTCGCCGAGGGCAGCGGCAACACCGTCATCGCGGCGATGATGGCGGGCCTCCGCTCCGCCATCGAGTCGTACGTGCTCGCGGGCGCGGCGACCGTCGACGACTGGGACCGCATGGCCGACCGCCTGCGGTCCGAGCACCGTGCACTGGTCGCGGCGATCGACGCGGGCGAGGTCGACACCGCCCGGCGCCTGGTCCGCGCCCACATCACCGGCTACTACACCGCCGCGGGCCTCACCCGCGCCATCACCCCGCAGAACTGA